Proteins encoded by one window of Collimonas fungivorans:
- a CDS encoding RluA family pseudouridine synthase has translation MGLQVMSFNKPNLAESLPDADLEADIDYVDDGVDDGDAATASAPIVLQLTPDVCGTRLDKVVSTLVPQYSRSRIQQWIEAGHVTVDGKPGTTKMTTYGDETVVVLPQAAPDEKAFTPEDMALDVVYEDAAIIVINKPAGLVVHPAAGNWSGTLLNGLLFRWPALAGVPRAGIVHRLDKDTSGLMVVAKTLEAQTDLVRQLQARTVKRQYLALVWGTPQLNGTVDSPMARHPRDRIKMAVSESLIAKPAITHYQRLATGLLDRRPVSLMGCRLETGRTHQIRVHMQSLGFSLVGDALYGKQHLMPAFSRQALQASRLGLIHPSSGKACEWYAPLPEDFAALLLRAGMSLPE, from the coding sequence ATGGGACTTCAAGTGATGTCATTTAACAAGCCAAATTTGGCTGAAAGTCTGCCTGACGCTGATTTAGAGGCCGATATCGACTACGTCGATGACGGCGTCGACGATGGCGACGCGGCTACTGCCAGCGCGCCGATAGTACTGCAATTGACTCCAGATGTCTGCGGTACGCGTCTGGATAAAGTAGTTTCGACCCTGGTGCCGCAATATTCGCGCAGCCGGATCCAGCAGTGGATAGAAGCCGGCCATGTCACCGTCGACGGCAAGCCGGGCACTACCAAAATGACCACCTACGGCGATGAAACCGTGGTGGTGCTGCCGCAGGCAGCGCCCGACGAAAAGGCGTTCACGCCGGAAGACATGGCGCTGGACGTGGTCTACGAAGATGCGGCAATCATTGTCATCAACAAGCCGGCCGGGCTGGTGGTGCATCCCGCCGCCGGCAACTGGTCCGGGACCCTGCTCAACGGCCTGCTGTTCCGCTGGCCGGCATTGGCAGGGGTGCCGCGCGCCGGCATCGTGCATCGCCTGGACAAGGATACCAGCGGCCTGATGGTGGTCGCCAAGACGCTGGAAGCGCAGACCGACCTGGTGCGCCAGCTGCAGGCCCGTACCGTCAAGCGCCAGTACCTGGCGCTGGTGTGGGGCACGCCGCAGCTGAACGGCACCGTCGACAGCCCGATGGCGCGCCATCCGCGCGACCGCATCAAGATGGCGGTATCTGAAAGCCTGATCGCCAAGCCGGCCATCACCCACTACCAGCGGCTGGCGACCGGCTTGCTGGACCGGCGTCCGGTCAGTCTCATGGGTTGCCGCCTGGAAACTGGGCGCACCCACCAGATCCGTGTCCACATGCAGTCGCTCGGCTTTTCGCTGGTGGGCGACGCCTTGTACGGCAAGCAACATCTGATGCCTGCTTTCTCGCGCCAGGCCCTGCAGGCATCGCGCCTGGGCCTGATCCATCCGAGCAGCGGCAAGGCTTGCGAATGGTATGCGCCGCTGCCGGAGGATTTTGCCGCGCTGCTGCTGCGCGCCGGCATGAGTCTGCCGGAATAG
- the pgeF gene encoding peptidoglycan editing factor PgeF, with translation MQLIIPDWPGLPPNIGAFATLRSGGASQGPYDDGNGGGGLNLGSHVGDQLAAVESNRARLDILLPASPLWLSQVHGHRVVDAGASVVGVEADAAIATRAGVVCAIQTADCLPILFADVNGAVVGAAHAGWRGLQGGVLQNTVARMHAAGAGPISAWLGAAIGPEKFEVGADVLAAFAETAEAGQPRLETAACFTPIAQRPGKYLADIYQLARLALRQADVQNIHGGGLCTVSDRNFYSYRRDHVTGRMASLIWLK, from the coding sequence ATGCAATTGATTATTCCAGACTGGCCTGGATTGCCGCCCAATATCGGCGCTTTTGCCACCCTGCGCAGCGGCGGCGCCAGCCAGGGGCCGTATGACGATGGCAACGGCGGCGGCGGCCTGAATCTCGGCAGCCACGTCGGCGACCAGTTGGCAGCAGTCGAATCCAACCGTGCGCGGCTGGATATCCTGTTGCCGGCGTCGCCGCTGTGGCTGTCGCAAGTCCATGGCCATCGTGTGGTTGACGCCGGCGCCTCGGTCGTCGGTGTCGAAGCGGATGCCGCCATCGCCACCCGGGCTGGAGTAGTGTGCGCGATCCAGACCGCCGATTGCCTGCCGATCTTGTTTGCCGATGTGAACGGCGCCGTGGTTGGCGCCGCGCATGCCGGCTGGCGCGGCCTGCAGGGCGGAGTGCTGCAAAATACCGTGGCCCGCATGCACGCTGCCGGCGCCGGGCCGATTTCAGCCTGGCTGGGCGCCGCCATCGGCCCCGAAAAATTCGAGGTCGGCGCTGATGTGCTGGCAGCATTCGCCGAGACTGCGGAAGCAGGCCAGCCGAGGCTGGAAACGGCGGCCTGCTTTACGCCGATCGCACAACGGCCCGGTAAGTATCTGGCGGACATTTATCAGCTGGCGCGGCTTGCGCTGCGCCAGGCGGATGTGCAGAATATCCATGGCGGCGGATTATGTACGGTCAGCGACAGGAATTTTTATTCCTATCGCCGCGATCACGTGACTGGCCGCATGGCTTCGCTGATCTGGTTGAAGTAA
- a CDS encoding SDR family NAD(P)-dependent oxidoreductase: MLEFSGKVAIVTGAGSGLGEAIATILYQGGASVVLADIDQQRCIDVAGRLDPEGAHTLPLQTDVSDHRAVEAMVAATMARFDGLHLAVNNAGITGPRETPTAEYDIETWQRVIATDLGGVFFCMKYQIPALLASGGGAIVNMSSAAGIVAVAGEAPYVAAKHGIIGLSKSVALEYAGRNIRVNAVGPGFIDTPEIRKLPQEEHDALAALHPMGRLGQAEEVGQLVAYLLSEQASFITGSFHSIDGGYTAR; encoded by the coding sequence ATGCTTGAATTTTCAGGGAAAGTGGCCATCGTGACCGGCGCCGGTTCCGGCCTGGGCGAGGCCATCGCCACCATTCTTTACCAGGGCGGCGCCAGCGTCGTCCTCGCCGATATCGACCAGCAGCGCTGCATCGATGTAGCCGGCCGGCTGGACCCCGAAGGCGCGCATACCTTGCCGCTGCAGACCGATGTTTCCGATCATCGCGCGGTGGAAGCGATGGTGGCGGCGACCATGGCGCGCTTCGACGGCCTGCATCTGGCGGTCAACAACGCCGGCATTACCGGACCGCGCGAGACGCCCACGGCCGAATATGACATCGAGACCTGGCAACGGGTGATTGCGACCGATCTCGGCGGCGTGTTTTTTTGCATGAAATACCAGATCCCGGCGCTGCTGGCGAGCGGCGGCGGCGCCATTGTCAACATGTCGTCGGCGGCCGGGATTGTCGCGGTGGCCGGCGAGGCGCCGTATGTGGCGGCCAAACACGGCATCATCGGATTAAGCAAAAGCGTGGCGCTGGAATATGCCGGCCGCAATATCAGGGTTAACGCGGTCGGCCCTGGCTTCATCGACACGCCCGAGATCAGGAAGCTGCCGCAGGAGGAACATGATGCGCTGGCGGCGCTGCATCCGATGGGCCGCCTGGGGCAGGCCGAGGAAGTCGGGCAGCTGGTCGCTTATCTGCTGTCCGAACAGGCTTCCTTCATTACCGGCAGCTTCCATTCGATAGACGGCGGTTACACCGCGCGCTGA
- a CDS encoding 3-ketoacyl-ACP reductase, translating into MAKRIVYVTGGMGGIGTPICTRLCTDGYTVVAGCGPNSTRKDKWLADMRAKGFDIHASEGNVSNWESTKAAFEKVKAEVGEVDILINNAGITRDGQFRKMSKADWDAVIDTNLNSLFNVTKQVIDGMADRGWGRIVNISSVNGQKGQFGQTNYSTAKAGIHGFTMALAQEVATKGVTVNTVSPGYVGTDMVRSIRPDVLEKIVAGIPVKRLGEPEEIASIISWIVSEEGGYATGSDFSLNGGLHMG; encoded by the coding sequence ATGGCAAAGCGAATCGTTTATGTGACAGGGGGAATGGGCGGCATCGGTACCCCAATTTGTACTCGTCTTTGCACAGATGGCTACACCGTGGTTGCCGGCTGCGGGCCGAATTCCACACGCAAGGATAAATGGCTGGCCGACATGCGCGCCAAGGGTTTCGATATCCACGCTTCGGAAGGCAATGTCTCCAACTGGGAATCGACCAAGGCGGCGTTCGAAAAGGTCAAGGCGGAAGTCGGCGAAGTCGACATCCTGATCAACAACGCCGGCATTACCCGCGACGGCCAGTTCCGCAAGATGTCCAAGGCCGACTGGGATGCTGTCATCGACACCAACCTGAATTCGCTGTTCAACGTCACCAAGCAGGTCATCGACGGCATGGCGGACCGCGGCTGGGGACGGATTGTCAATATTTCATCGGTCAACGGCCAGAAGGGCCAGTTCGGCCAGACCAACTACTCGACGGCAAAAGCGGGGATTCACGGCTTCACGATGGCGCTGGCGCAGGAAGTGGCGACCAAGGGCGTTACCGTCAATACCGTGTCGCCAGGTTATGTCGGCACCGACATGGTGCGTTCGATCCGGCCTGACGTGCTGGAAAAGATCGTCGCCGGGATCCCGGTGAAACGCCTGGGCGAACCGGAAGAAATCGCATCCATCATCTCCTGGATCGTATCGGAAGAGGGCGGCTACGCCACCGGTTCCGACTTCTCGCTGAACGGCGGCCTGCACATGGGCTGA
- the phaR gene encoding polyhydroxyalkanoate synthesis repressor PhaR — protein MTTPKKMSERLIKKYPNRRLYDTQTSSYITLTDVKQLVLDNEEFVVLDAKTEDDLTRSILLQIILEEESNGTPMFSSAALSQIIRYYGHAMQGMMGSYLEKNIQAFIDIQNKLTENSKGFYEGKPFSPEMWAQFMNVQGPMMQGMMSNYIEQSKGLFIQMQEQMQNQTKNMFGTFPFAPPPPDKTKK, from the coding sequence ATGACTACACCAAAAAAAATGTCTGAACGTTTGATCAAGAAGTATCCGAATCGTCGCCTGTACGATACGCAAACCAGTTCATACATTACCCTGACCGACGTCAAGCAGCTGGTGCTGGACAACGAAGAGTTCGTTGTGCTGGACGCCAAGACCGAGGACGATCTGACGCGCAGCATCCTGTTGCAGATCATCCTGGAAGAAGAGTCGAATGGCACACCCATGTTTTCCAGCGCGGCGCTGTCGCAAATCATCCGCTACTACGGCCACGCCATGCAGGGGATGATGGGTTCTTACCTGGAAAAGAACATCCAGGCCTTTATCGATATCCAGAACAAGCTCACCGAAAATTCCAAGGGTTTCTACGAGGGCAAGCCCTTCAGCCCGGAAATGTGGGCGCAGTTCATGAATGTCCAGGGGCCGATGATGCAGGGCATGATGAGCAACTACATCGAGCAGAGCAAGGGCTTGTTCATCCAGATGCAGGAGCAGATGCAAAACCAGACCAAGAACATGTTCGGCACTTTCCCGTTTGCCCCGCCGCCGCCGGACAAGACAAAAAAATAA
- a CDS encoding flavodoxin family protein, whose translation MTEPRKGQAPAVLKRDEFHLEFRRSFIDPTFAAVEADIARVEQVAWENYINGNKSPVTAKAGPEFQDPDYDLSTEWKATRDSLLAAETVQKNPATKSRVLLICGSARNDGSCPGEMSKTYRMVKFAAATLAASDVEVDLLDLSLLTSGYDQHIYPCKGCVSTAMPLCHWPCSCYPNHGQRQTNDWMAEIYEKWVAAHAVIIMTPVYWYQTPGVLKLMIDRLVCADGGNPDPTSTHGKDAEKAKQLELQGWPYPKHLAGRAYGLVVHGDVAGVEGVRRGLSDWLDWMGLVDAGALSRLDRFVGYYESYAESHLALDQDLALQQEVRNVASAVVNAVAEIRAGNFAPPDAELHRPRPK comes from the coding sequence GTGACTGAGCCACGCAAAGGGCAAGCGCCAGCGGTACTGAAAAGAGATGAATTCCACCTCGAATTCCGACGCTCTTTTATCGACCCCACGTTTGCCGCGGTCGAAGCCGATATCGCCAGGGTGGAGCAGGTCGCCTGGGAAAACTACATCAACGGCAACAAGTCTCCCGTCACGGCAAAAGCCGGGCCGGAGTTCCAGGACCCCGATTACGATCTGTCGACCGAATGGAAAGCTACCCGCGACAGCTTGCTTGCGGCGGAAACGGTCCAGAAAAATCCCGCCACCAAGTCCAGGGTCTTGCTGATCTGCGGCTCCGCCCGCAATGACGGCAGCTGTCCCGGCGAAATGTCCAAGACTTACCGCATGGTCAAGTTTGCTGCGGCAACGCTGGCGGCCAGCGATGTGGAAGTCGATTTGCTGGACCTGAGCCTGCTTACCTCAGGCTACGACCAGCACATCTATCCCTGCAAGGGCTGTGTCTCCACCGCGATGCCGTTATGCCACTGGCCGTGCAGTTGCTACCCCAACCACGGCCAGCGCCAGACCAACGACTGGATGGCGGAAATTTACGAGAAATGGGTGGCCGCCCACGCTGTCATCATCATGACGCCGGTCTACTGGTACCAGACGCCCGGAGTGTTGAAACTGATGATAGATCGGCTGGTGTGCGCCGATGGCGGCAATCCCGATCCGACCAGCACCCATGGCAAGGATGCGGAAAAAGCCAAGCAGCTGGAGTTGCAAGGATGGCCCTATCCCAAGCACCTGGCCGGCCGCGCCTACGGCCTGGTGGTGCATGGCGATGTCGCCGGCGTCGAAGGGGTGCGCAGGGGGCTGTCGGACTGGCTCGACTGGATGGGGCTGGTCGATGCCGGCGCCTTGTCGCGGCTGGACCGCTTCGTCGGTTATTACGAATCGTATGCGGAGAGCCATCTCGCGCTGGACCAGGACCTGGCGCTGCAGCAGGAAGTGCGCAATGTCGCCAGCGCCGTGGTCAATGCCGTGGCCGAGATCCGCGCCGGGAATTTTGCGCCGCCGGATGCCGAGCTGCATCGGCCGCGGCCTAAATAG
- a CDS encoding cystathionine beta-lyase, with protein MAKKNSQTALMHSDYTAPAGFDAFPVAIHHASTVLFKNVAAMRAREWQEKNSYTYGLHGTPTSFTLEARLAEIEGGQHCLLAPSGLAAITMVDLALLKSGDDVLLPDNVYNPNRELGNWLSKDFGITARYYDPMVGAGIASLIQPNTRLVWTEAPGSVSMEVPDLPAICAAAHAKGVLVAIDNTWSAGLALRAFDLGVDIVMQALTKYQSGGSDVLMGAVITRDPALNQKLQMAHMRLGFGVGMDDAYLVLRSLPTMKLRFDAHDAGARTVAAWLQQQPQISRMLHPAFADCPGHENWKRDFTGAGGLFSVLFDARHSEEQTDRFVDSLQLFKIGYSWGGANSLCVPYRIQGMRKNWQDQGTLVRFNIGLEDPQDLIADIEQAFASM; from the coding sequence ATGGCAAAAAAGAATTCTCAAACCGCATTGATGCACAGCGATTACACCGCGCCGGCAGGTTTTGACGCGTTCCCGGTGGCGATTCACCATGCTTCTACCGTGCTGTTCAAGAATGTGGCGGCAATGCGCGCGCGCGAGTGGCAGGAAAAGAACAGTTATACCTACGGCCTGCACGGCACGCCAACCTCATTCACGCTGGAAGCGCGCCTGGCGGAAATCGAAGGCGGCCAGCACTGCCTGCTGGCGCCCAGCGGCCTGGCCGCGATCACCATGGTTGACCTGGCCCTGCTGAAAAGCGGCGACGACGTGCTGCTGCCGGACAATGTGTACAACCCCAACCGCGAGCTCGGCAACTGGCTGTCCAAGGACTTCGGCATTACCGCGCGCTATTACGATCCTATGGTCGGCGCCGGCATCGCCAGCCTGATCCAGCCGAACACCCGCCTGGTGTGGACCGAGGCGCCGGGTTCGGTATCGATGGAAGTGCCGGACCTGCCGGCCATCTGCGCCGCCGCGCACGCCAAGGGCGTGCTGGTGGCGATAGACAATACCTGGTCGGCCGGCCTGGCTTTGCGCGCTTTCGATCTTGGCGTCGACATCGTGATGCAAGCGTTGACCAAATACCAGTCGGGCGGATCGGACGTGCTGATGGGTGCGGTAATCACCAGGGATCCGGCCCTGAACCAGAAGCTGCAGATGGCGCACATGCGGCTCGGTTTCGGCGTCGGCATGGACGATGCCTACCTGGTGCTGCGCAGCCTGCCGACCATGAAACTGCGCTTCGACGCGCACGATGCCGGCGCTCGCACGGTCGCCGCCTGGCTGCAGCAACAGCCGCAGATCAGCCGGATGCTGCATCCGGCGTTTGCGGATTGCCCCGGACATGAAAACTGGAAGCGTGATTTCACCGGCGCGGGCGGCTTGTTTTCGGTGCTGTTCGATGCGCGCCATAGCGAAGAACAGACCGACCGTTTCGTCGACAGCCTGCAACTGTTCAAGATCGGCTACAGCTGGGGTGGCGCCAACAGCCTCTGCGTACCTTACCGGATCCAGGGCATGCGCAAGAACTGGCAGGACCAGGGCACGCTGGTGCGCTTCAATATCGGGCTGGAAGATCCGCAGGACCTGATTGCCGATATCGAACAGGCTTTTGCCTCCATGTAG
- the phaC gene encoding class I poly(R)-hydroxyalkanoic acid synthase: MNSPNITPNFSVFDPAALSQLSQQFSQAFNPQFFQQLSHIADPGMFLGFNPSAPNQNGAAGFGELGISLDPAALEKLQAEYTQQLSALWKDMLAARIPAIADRRFSAAAWHGNPVYAFNAAAYLLNAHFLTAMVEALDAPPKIKRKIGFTVQQMIDAMAPSNFLATNPAAQQKIVETNGESLTKGIAQMIADMHKGRVSQTDESAFEVGKDVATTEGAVVFENDLFQLIQYAPLTAKVYQRPLLIVPPCINKFYILDLQPQNSLVRYAVEQGHSVFLVSWRNADESMAQTTWDQYIVDGAIRAIQAVQDISGQDKINTLGFCVGGTILSTALAKLAAEKNNPIASLTLLTAFLDFSDTGILDVYIDDMQIRMREQAIGQGGLMPGREFGSAFSSLRPNDLLWNYVESNYLKGEQPTPFDLLYWNADSTNLPGPMFCYYLRHMYLDNSLKEAGKLTVGGQKIDLGKIDAPTFIYASREDHIVPWASAYASVSLLNPEKPKQNRFVLGASGHIAGVINPPAKKKRSYWTNKTAAADAEAWLAAAVEHPGSWWTEWAEFLSGHAGKQVAAPRKLGNTKYGIIEPAPGRYVKVRAE; encoded by the coding sequence ATGAATTCGCCTAATATCACGCCTAATTTTTCCGTCTTCGATCCTGCCGCATTGTCGCAACTCTCGCAGCAGTTCAGCCAAGCATTCAATCCGCAATTCTTCCAGCAGCTCAGCCATATCGCCGATCCCGGCATGTTCCTGGGTTTCAATCCATCGGCACCAAACCAGAACGGCGCGGCAGGTTTCGGCGAGCTCGGCATTTCGCTGGACCCGGCGGCGCTGGAAAAGCTGCAGGCGGAATACACGCAGCAGTTGTCTGCGCTATGGAAGGACATGCTGGCGGCGCGCATTCCCGCCATCGCCGACCGCCGTTTCAGCGCTGCGGCCTGGCATGGCAATCCGGTGTATGCCTTCAATGCAGCGGCGTATCTGCTGAACGCCCATTTCCTGACGGCGATGGTCGAAGCGCTGGATGCGCCGCCCAAGATCAAGCGCAAGATCGGCTTTACCGTGCAGCAGATGATAGACGCCATGGCGCCGTCCAATTTCCTGGCGACCAATCCGGCGGCGCAGCAGAAAATTGTCGAAACCAATGGCGAAAGCCTGACCAAAGGCATTGCCCAGATGATCGCGGACATGCACAAGGGCCGGGTGTCGCAGACTGACGAGTCGGCGTTCGAGGTCGGCAAGGATGTGGCGACCACCGAAGGCGCCGTGGTGTTCGAGAACGATTTGTTCCAGCTGATCCAGTACGCGCCGCTGACGGCCAAGGTGTACCAGCGGCCGTTGCTGATCGTGCCGCCGTGCATCAACAAATTTTACATCCTTGACCTGCAGCCGCAAAACTCGCTGGTGCGCTACGCAGTGGAGCAGGGACACAGCGTGTTCCTGGTTTCCTGGCGCAACGCCGACGAGTCGATGGCGCAGACTACCTGGGACCAGTACATCGTCGACGGCGCCATCCGGGCGATCCAGGCGGTGCAGGACATATCCGGCCAGGACAAGATCAATACACTGGGTTTCTGCGTCGGCGGCACGATCTTGTCGACCGCCCTGGCGAAGCTGGCGGCGGAAAAGAACAACCCGATCGCCAGCCTGACCCTGCTCACCGCCTTCCTCGATTTCAGCGATACCGGCATCCTCGACGTCTATATCGACGACATGCAGATCCGCATGCGGGAACAAGCCATAGGCCAGGGCGGCCTGATGCCGGGACGTGAATTCGGCTCCGCGTTTTCCAGCTTGCGTCCGAATGACCTGCTGTGGAATTATGTCGAATCGAATTACCTCAAGGGCGAGCAGCCGACGCCTTTCGATCTGTTGTACTGGAATGCCGACAGCACCAACCTGCCGGGCCCGATGTTCTGTTATTACCTGCGCCACATGTACCTGGACAATTCGCTGAAAGAGGCTGGCAAGCTGACGGTAGGCGGGCAAAAAATCGACCTCGGCAAGATCGATGCGCCGACTTTCATTTATGCCTCGCGCGAAGACCACATCGTGCCCTGGGCCTCGGCCTATGCCTCGGTTTCACTGCTGAATCCTGAGAAGCCGAAGCAGAACCGTTTTGTGCTCGGCGCTTCCGGCCACATCGCCGGCGTGATCAATCCGCCGGCAAAGAAGAAACGAAGTTATTGGACGAACAAGACAGCTGCCGCCGATGCCGAAGCCTGGCTGGCGGCGGCGGTTGAGCATCCCGGCAGCTGGTGGACCGAATGGGCGGAATTTTTATCCGGACATGCAGGAAAACAGGTGGCCGCGCCGCGCAAATTAGGAAATACTAAGTACGGCATCATCGAACCGGCGCCGGGCCGGTATGTCAAAGTCAGGGCAGAATAA
- a CDS encoding outer membrane protein assembly factor BamD, whose translation MQKRLLKLAAVAFALSLSACGLLPDKVDETANWSAPRLYSEAKDEMNSGGYDKAIKYFEKLESRYPFGTYAQQAQMDIAYAHYRQGEQPEALAAIDRFIKLHPNHPNVDYMYYLRGLVNFNDKISIFDFLSSEDATERDPKAARDAFDAFKQVVVRFPDSTYAPDSLARMKYLVNALAQYDVHVASYYYRRGAYVAAADRAQSAIQQYRDAPAVEEALHIMVQSYEALGLTQLRDDAERVLKKTYPNSKYVGGTGTDSNKVVKAPWWKFW comes from the coding sequence ATGCAAAAAAGACTCTTAAAACTAGCTGCTGTCGCATTCGCTCTATCCTTATCTGCGTGTGGCTTATTGCCAGACAAAGTCGATGAAACCGCAAACTGGTCCGCCCCCCGATTATACTCGGAGGCCAAGGATGAAATGAACAGCGGCGGCTACGATAAGGCAATTAAGTACTTTGAAAAGCTGGAATCGCGTTATCCGTTCGGCACTTACGCGCAACAGGCGCAGATGGATATCGCCTATGCCCATTACCGGCAAGGCGAGCAGCCCGAGGCGCTGGCGGCGATCGACCGCTTCATCAAGCTGCATCCGAACCACCCTAACGTAGACTACATGTACTACCTGCGCGGCCTGGTCAACTTCAACGACAAGATCAGCATTTTCGATTTCCTGTCGAGCGAAGACGCTACCGAGCGCGACCCGAAAGCGGCGCGCGATGCATTCGACGCCTTCAAGCAAGTGGTAGTCCGCTTCCCGGACAGCACCTACGCCCCGGATTCGCTGGCGCGCATGAAATACCTGGTGAATGCGCTGGCGCAGTATGACGTCCACGTCGCCAGCTACTACTACCGCCGCGGCGCATATGTAGCCGCAGCCGACCGTGCGCAAAGCGCCATCCAGCAATATCGCGATGCGCCTGCGGTGGAAGAGGCGCTGCATATCATGGTGCAGTCGTATGAAGCCCTGGGCCTCACGCAATTGCGCGACGACGCTGAGCGCGTGCTGAAAAAGACCTACCCGAACAGCAAGTATGTCGGCGGCACCGGCACCGACAGCAACAAGGTCGTCAAAGCGCCTTGGTGGAAATTCTGGTAA
- the rimO gene encoding 30S ribosomal protein S12 methylthiotransferase RimO: MSNVISAAPAVPVAAPKVGFVSLGCPKALVDSEQILTQLRAEGYETAKSYQGADLVIVNTCGFIDAAVQESLDAIGEALSENGKVIVTGCLGAKKDADGDDIIQKIHPKVLEVTGPHAVGEVMFAVHKHLPKPHAPFFDLLPPQGVKLTPKHFAYLKISEGCNHRCSFCIIPSMRGDLVSRPIADVMLEAENLFKAGVKELLVISQDTSAYGVDVKFRMGFWNGKPVKTHMTQLVTALGELAAQYGAWVRLHYVYPYPHVDQIIPLMAEGKILPYLDVPLQHAHPDVLKRMKRPASGEKNIERIQAWRAMCPDLTIRSTFIAGFPGETEAEFEYLLDFLKEAEIDRLGCFAYSPVEGATANALDNPVPEELREERRGRVMQLQEEISKKRLQAKVGKTMRVLIDSVDRNGGVGRSSADAPEIDGVVYVKPPYEPHKKLVVGEFVDVAITASDAHDLWAAA, encoded by the coding sequence ATGTCCAACGTCATTTCCGCAGCGCCTGCCGTACCTGTTGCCGCCCCTAAGGTCGGTTTCGTCTCCCTTGGTTGCCCAAAGGCACTAGTCGACTCCGAACAAATCCTGACCCAGCTGCGCGCGGAAGGTTATGAAACTGCCAAGTCGTACCAGGGCGCGGACCTGGTGATCGTCAATACCTGCGGTTTTATCGACGCTGCGGTGCAAGAGTCGCTGGACGCCATCGGCGAAGCCCTGAGCGAAAACGGCAAGGTCATCGTGACCGGCTGCCTGGGCGCCAAGAAAGACGCCGACGGCGACGATATCATCCAGAAAATCCACCCGAAAGTGCTGGAAGTGACCGGCCCGCATGCGGTCGGCGAAGTCATGTTTGCCGTGCACAAGCACCTGCCCAAGCCGCACGCGCCGTTCTTTGACCTGCTGCCGCCGCAGGGCGTCAAGCTGACGCCCAAGCATTTCGCTTACCTGAAAATTTCGGAAGGCTGTAACCACCGCTGCAGTTTTTGCATCATCCCGTCGATGCGCGGCGACCTGGTGTCGCGCCCGATCGCCGATGTCATGCTGGAAGCCGAAAACCTGTTCAAGGCCGGTGTCAAAGAGTTGCTGGTGATTTCGCAAGACACCAGCGCCTACGGTGTCGACGTCAAATTCCGCATGGGCTTCTGGAACGGCAAGCCGGTCAAGACCCACATGACGCAACTGGTTACGGCGCTGGGCGAACTGGCCGCGCAATACGGCGCCTGGGTGCGCCTGCATTACGTTTATCCGTACCCGCACGTCGACCAGATCATCCCGCTGATGGCTGAAGGCAAGATACTGCCTTACCTCGACGTGCCGCTGCAGCATGCCCATCCCGATGTGCTGAAGCGCATGAAGCGCCCGGCCAGCGGTGAAAAGAATATCGAGCGAATCCAGGCCTGGCGCGCGATGTGCCCGGACCTCACCATCCGCTCCACTTTCATCGCCGGCTTCCCGGGCGAAACCGAGGCCGAATTCGAATACCTGCTGGACTTCCTGAAAGAGGCTGAAATCGACCGCCTCGGCTGCTTCGCCTATTCGCCGGTGGAGGGTGCGACCGCCAACGCCCTGGATAATCCGGTGCCGGAAGAGTTGCGCGAAGAGCGCCGCGGCCGCGTCATGCAGCTGCAGGAAGAAATTTCCAAGAAACGCCTGCAAGCCAAGGTCGGCAAGACCATGCGAGTGCTGATTGACTCCGTCGACCGTAACGGCGGCGTCGGCCGTTCCAGCGCCGATGCGCCGGAAATCGACGGCGTGGTGTACGTCAAGCCGCCATATGAACCGCACAAGAAGCTGGTGGTCGGCGAATTTGTCGACGTCGCCATCACCGCCTCCGATGCACATGACCTGTGGGCTGCTGCATGA